Below is a window of Mycolicibacterium rhodesiae NBB3 DNA.
AGATCCGCGAGCAGTTCGGACGTCCGATCGGTCAGTTCCAGGCCATCAAGCACAAGTGCGCCCAGATGATCGCCGACACCGAGCGTGCGACCGCGGCGGTGTGGGATGCAGCGCGCGCCATTGACGAGCACAGCCAGAATCCAACGGACGCCAACGCTTTCGAGTTTGCGGCCGCAGTCGCGGCGACATTGGCTCCCGACGCCGTGCTGCACACCACCCAGGACTGCATCCAGGTGCACGGTGGCATCGGCTTCACCTGGGAGCACGACACCAACGTGTACTACCGACGAGCGCTGCTGCTCGCCGCATGTTTCGGCCGCACCAGCGACTACCCGCAACAGGTCGTCGACATCGCGACGAGCACCGGCGCGCGCAAGCTCGACATCGACCTGGACCCGGAAACGGAGAAACTGCGCGACGAGATCCGCGCGGAAGTGGCAGCGCTCAAAGCGATTCCGAGCGAGGAGCGCACCACCGCAATCGCCGAGGGCGGCTGGGTCGTCCCCCACCTGCCCAAGCCTTGGGGCCGGGCGGCGAGCCCCATCGAGCAGATCATCATCGCCCAGGAGTTCAGCGCGGGCCGGGTCCGCCGTCCGGCGATGGGCATCGCAGCCTGGCTGATCCCGTCGGTCGTGGCGTTCGGGACCGAGGAGCAGCAACAACGCTTCCTGCCACCGACGCTGCGTGGCGAAATGATCTGGTGCCAGTTGTTTTCCGAACCGGGCGCCGGATCCGATCTCGCCAGTCTGACCACCAAGGCCACCAAGGTCGACGGCGGCTGGCGCATCACCGGTCAGAAGATCTGGACCACCGGTGCGCAGTACTCGCAGTGGGGCATGCTGCTGGCGAGAACGGACACCTCCGCACCCAAACACAATGGCATCACCTACTTCCTGCTCGACATGAGCAGTGACGGTGTCGAGGTGAAGCCGCTACGCGAACTGACCGGCAACGCGATGTTCAACACCGTGTTCATCGACGATGTCTTCGTACCCGACGACATGGTGCTCGGCGACGTGAACCGCGGCTGGGAAGTCAGCCGCACCACCCTGACCGCCGAGCGGGTGTCGATCGGCAGCACCGAGCCACCGTTCCTGCCCACCCTCGACGGCTTCGTCGAGTTCATCCGCGACGGCCAGTTCGACCAAGTCGGACAGAATCGCGCCGGCCACCTCATCGCCGAGGGGCATGCCGCGAAGATCCTGAACATGCGCTCGACCCTGCTGACACTGGCAGGCGGCGATCCTATGCCCGCGGCGGCCATCTCCAAGCTGCTGTCGATGCGCACCGGTCAGAAGTACGCAGAGTTCGCGGTGTCGTCGTTCGGCACCGACGGCGCGGTGGGCGACCCGGCGACACCGCAGGGCAAATGGGCCGAGTTCCTGTTGGCCAGCCGCGCAACGACCATCTACGGCGGAACGTCGGAGGTCCAGCTCAACATCATCGCCGAACGCCTCCTCGGACTGCCTCGCGATCCGTAGGAAACCGCGGAATTCGGGTCTACCATCGGAATAGGTGTTTGCCTCTTTCGATTGGTGATACATATGCGCGTTCCCAAGATTCGAGTAGTCCCGCTGGTGTTTTCCGGCGCGGCCGCGGCCGCATTGCTCATCGCGCCCTCATTGCTGACGGCAGAGGACGGGGACGGCTCGCAGTCTGTCGCGGTGCCGTGCTACATGGGTACGACGTTCCCTAACCCGTGGGGCCGTAGCTGCACGATTCCCGGGCCGCTCCACAAGATCCGCGGATCCGCGCCCGATGCCAACGCGATCATCGCGTGCAAGGACATTCCCGGCTGCCTGTCCTGGTACGTCAACAGTCCCTGAGCGCTGCGGGTCCGGCGTTTCTTCGCGCCGGACGTGGGAAACCGACTGATATGACCCATGACGTGGAGAAGCGCTACGACCGACCGGCCACGTTCCGGGCGGCGGCCATCTACGCCGGTACCGTCGTCGCGGTTGCGGGACTTGTCTTCGCCGTCTACGCGCTGACCGCCCGTGAATCGGTGATCGCGGCGTCGCTGGTGCCCGCCATCCTGTTCGCCGGCGGCGTCGGCGCGTTCGTCAGGACCTACCGGGAATGGAAGGTTGAAGGAGCGTGGGTGGCCTGGCAGGGCGCGGGCTGGTTGCTGCTCGTCCTGATGCTGGTGTGCCTGTCGATTCCCGGCGCCGCGATCATGGCGGCCTAAGGGAGGATCGAGTCGACATAGCCACCGTCGACACGAAGCGCGCCACCCGTCGTCGCCGACGCCTGCCGGGATGCGAGGTAGGTGACCATGTTGGCGATCTCGTCGGGCTCGATGAGGCGCTCCAGCAGCGACTGCGGCCGATGCTTGCGCATGAACTCGCGCTGCGCTTCCTCCCAGGGCAACGACTTGTCGACGAGTTGGTACACGAAGTCCTCCACGCCCGCGGTGTGTGTCGGCCCCGCGATGACGGAATTCACGGTGACCCCGCTGCCCGACGCATCCTTCGCGAAGCCGCGCGACAACGCCAACAGGGCGGTCTTGGAGACCCCGTAGTGGATCATCTCCTCGGGTATCACGATGGCCGAATCGCTCGCGATCTGGATCACCCGACCCCAGCGGCGCCCGATCATCGCCGGAAGATAACTGCGGATAAGTCGTGCTGCGGCAAGGACATTCACTTCGAAATAGGTGCGCCACTGGTCGTCGGTGATCTCGCGGGCGGGAACGGCCTCGAAGATGCCCAGATTGTTCACCAGGATGTCGACATCGGGCAGCTGCCGCAGCAGCTCGGCGACGCCGTCGTCAGTCGCCACGTCCGCGGCCACCCCGATGGCGTCACCGCCCAGCGTCTCGACGGCTTGATCGACGCGGTCAGGGGAGCGCCCGTTGACGACGACACGGGCACCGCTTTCGGCAAGCCCCTTGGCGATCGCCAGTCCGATGCCCTGGGTCGAGCCGGTGACGAGCGCGGTCTTTCCAGCCAGATCGATCTTCACGCTGTCGTACTACCACCGCTGTCGCGGAACTATTCCGAGACGTTGGCTCAGGCCTTTTCGTCGTCTCCGCCGACGGCGGCCTATTCGTCGTCTCCGCCGACGGCCATTTCCCGGAGTTCGCGCTTGAGGATCTTGCCGGTCGGGTTGCGGGGCAGCTCGTCGAGGAAGATGACCTCGCGGGGCACCTTGTAGCGGGCCAGGTTCTCCCGCACATATGTCTTGATGGCGTCCTCGTCGACGGAGGCGCCCTCGGCCTTGACGACAAAGCAGCGCAGCCGGTGTCCCCATTCCTTGTCTTCCACACCGAGCGCGGTGGCTTCGACGACCTCGGGGTGGCCACTCACGAGATCCTCGATCTCGGCGGGAAATACGTTCTCACCACCGGACACGATCATCTCGTCGTCACGGCCGCTGACGTACAGCAGGTCGTGCTCGTCGAAGTAGCCGACATCGCCGGACGACATCAGCCCGTCGATGATCTGCTTGTGGCCGCCGCCGGTGTAACCCTCGAAGGGAAAAGTGTTGCCGACGAAGATGCGGCCGACTTCGCCCTTGGGTAGCTCGTTGCCGTCGTCGTCGAGGATCTTGACCTTGACGCCTTTGACGACGGGTCCGACCGTTCCGGGGTTGATCGACAGGTCCCTTGGCCGCGCGATCGTCGCGAACGCGATCTCGGTGGATCCATAGAGGTTGTAGACGACCGGGCCGAGATCCTTGAGCGCTCGGGTGGCCAGTTCCGCGCCCAGCTGTGACCCGGACACGAACACGATCTTCAGTGACGACAGATCGGGTTTGGGCTGGGTCTTCTCGAGCTCGTCGAGCAACCGCGACAGCATCACCGGCACGACGACGATCGCGGTGGCCTTGTTCCTCTCGATGTCCGCGAGCACGGTCGCCGGCTTGAATCGCCTGCGCAGCACGAGCGTGGAGCCGAGCATCATCGCGATCGTCGCGTGCAGAAAACCCAGGGCATGGAACATCGGCGCGGGAAGCGACGTCACCTCGCCCGCCTTGAACGGGACATGCGACAGCACGCCGCCGATCGGCGCGAGCGACGGCGGGGTGCTCCGGTTGGCGCCCTTCGGAGTGCCGGTGGTGCCGCTGGTCAGGATGATGATCGACGAGTGCTTTGTGGCCTTGGGCGCTTGCGCCGAACTGCTCCGCGCGATCAGATCGGCGATGCTCTCGTCGGTGCTGCCCGAGGGCTCGTCCTTATCGGGGTTGGTCGCCAGCGCGCGCAGCTTGCCGAAATCTGGCTCAGCCTGCGAAACCGCAGAGGTGTACTCGTCGTCGTAGATGATGACCTTCGCGCCCTCGCGCTCGGACACCTCCTTTATCTGGGGCCCGGAGAACTCGCTGTTGAGCAGGATGATGCGGGCACCGGCACGGGCCGCGCCGTACACCGAAACCAGGAACCACCGGTGGTTGCGCGCCAGGATCGCGACGCCGTCACCACCCTTGACGCCCATTGCCAGCAGGCCGTTGGCAAGGGCGTGCGCCGCATCGTCGAGTTCTTTGAACGTGAATTCGCCCTCGTCGTCGATGACGGCGACCCGATGCGGGGTGCGGCGCGCGTTGAGCGCGGGGATCATGCCGAACTCACCCCAGCGTCTGATGTCGGCGAGGAACGCGGCGATGTTCTGCGGTGCCTCCAGCTTCAGCGCACCGGCTTCGAACATCTTGCGGGCGTAGTGCAGTTCGGCCGATCCGCGCTCGGCATACTGCTGGATTTTGGCCGCTGCCTGCAACGGAAGGTCAGTGAGCTTGGGCATGAAACCACAATATGTGACCGCCGTCGCACGTCGGTCCGGAACCTAACATGGACGTATGCCCGCTTCGCTCCATCTGGAGGTCGATGGTCAGCGGGTGCCCATCACCAATCCCGACAAGGTCATCTTCCCGGCACTTCAGCTGACGAAGGGCGATCTGATGCAGTACTACCTGCGAGTCGCCGACGGGGCGCTGCGCGGCGTGGCCGACCGGCCGATGATCCTGAAACGGTTCGTCAAGGGGATCACCGAAGAGGCCATCTTCCAGAAGCGCGCTCCGGCGAAACGGCCCGACTTCGTCGACGTCGCCGAGCTGAAGTACGCGTCGGGAACCTCTGCCGCCGAAGCGGTGATCCGCGATGCCGGTGGGCTGGTTTGGGCGGTCAACCTCGGTTGCATCGACCTCAACCCCCACCCGGTACGTGCGGACGACCTGGCCCATCCCGACGAGCTGCGGGTCGACCTGGACCCGATGCCCGGGGTGGACTGGCGCCAGATCGTGGACGTGGCCCTGGTCGCGCGAGAAGTGCTCGAGGATCACGGGCTCACGGCATGGCCCAAGACCTCCGGTTCGCGGGGTTTCCATATTTATGCGCGTATCGAACGGCGATGGCCGTTCAAGCAGGTCCGGCTGGCTGCGCAGACGATCGCGCGCGAGGTGGAGCGGCGCGCTCCGGAGCTGGCCACCAGCCGGTGGTGGAAGGAAGAACGCGAGGGCGTGTTCGTCGACTTCAACCAGAACGCGTTCGACCGCACGGTGGCGTCGGCGTACTCCGTGCGGGCCACCCCGGATGCGCGGGTGTCGACCCCGCTGTTGTGGGACGAGGTCCGCGACTGCCGTCCCGAGAAATTCACCGTCGCGACCGTGCCGGCCCGGTTCGACGAGATCGGCGACCCATGGGAGGGGATCGACGACTCGGCCGGCGCACTCGACGCGCTGCTCGATCTCGCCGAGGAGCTCGGCCCGCCGGAGAAGGCGCCACGGGGCGCGAAGAGGGGCACAGGCCGACGCCAATCGTCGATGCCGTTGATCGAGATCGCCCGCACCAAGACCAAGGACGAAGCGATGGCCGCGCTCGACGAATGGCGGACACGTTACCCATCGGTAGCCGAAAAGCTCCAGGCCCCAGACGTTCTGGTGGACGGCATGCGGGGTCCCAGCTCGATCTGGTACCGCATCAGGATCAACTTGCAGCATGTCCCGGAGGAACAGCGCCCGCCGCAGGAACCGCTGCTCGCCGATTACAGCCCGTGGGAGAACTACTCGGGGCCGCAATGGATGCGCGGAAACTGACGAGTATGCCTTTCGGCGTCAAAATATGTTCTTACGAAAGTATTAGCGTTGGCACCCGGTTGCCTTACTTTGCCTGGATACCTTCAGAGACAGGTAATCGAGAGTAGGCACACATGTACGGGAATCCGGCGTTCGACTGCGGTGAGGCACAGGTTCGTACGGTGTGCCGGCAATTGGCCACAGTGGTGACAGTGCAGGGCGTGGTCGACGACACCAACGTCGAGCGGGTCACTGCGTTCGCACTGCGGTCCATCATCGCCGAGAAGCCCTTTGTACTGGATCTCAGCGGCGTGACTTCCTTTACCGCACACGGACTTCCGTTGTTGTCCGCAGTCGACGAGCGCTGCTTCTGCAGCGACGTGGAATGGTCGCTGATCCCCAGCGAACCCGTGCTGCACGAGACGTGCGGGCTGAACTTCCCGGTGGCCGACTCGGTTCCCGATGCGCTCCACCACTTCGCCGACAGCATCGACGAACGGCGGCACCTGTTTCCATTGATGACCCAGCAGATCGCCTAGCAGGAAGGACGTCACAAATGCTTCTCGACATTCGTTGGCTCGCATTCCTGCTCGGTCGCAGGCACCTGGCCGCCAAGCGCGGCACCCAACGCGCACTGGTCGCCGCCCAGTAGGGGTATGCGCTGGATCGTCGATGGCATGAACGTCATCGGGTCCCGCCCCGACGGTTGGTGGCGGAATCGCCGACTGGCGATATCGGAGTTGATCGAACGTCTGGAACTGTGGGCGTCCACCGAGCACGAGGACGTGACGGTGGTGTTCGAACATCCGTTGTCGCCGCCCGTCGAATCGTCGCTCATCACGATCACGCATGCGCCGAGGGCGGCCACGAACTCGGCCGACGATGAGATCGTCGCGATGGTGCGGGCCGCCGAGCGGTCGGCGGAGATCCGCGTGGCCACATCTGACCGCGCGCTCATCGAGCGGGTGAGTGAGCTCGGCGCGTCCGTCTACCCCGCGCAGCGCCTTCGCGATCTCATCGACCCCCGGTGACGCGATCACCCGTCCAATTGGCCAGCAACTGCAAGGCCGATTCCGACGGCGATCCCGCTTCGGCCGTGTAGATGCACAGCGTCTGGTCGGGATCGCCGAGCAGCGCGACGGACTCGTACTGGACGGTCAGCTCACCAACGAGCGGGTGGTGGTAGCGCTTGGTCCCATGAGTACGTTCGCGAACATTGTGGTCGGCCCACCACCGGCGAAACTCCGGGCTCCTGACCGACAGCTCGCCCACCAACTCCATCAACACCGGGTCGTCGGGATGGCGCCCGGCGTCGAGGCGGAGGGTCCCGACGTTGTCGCGCGCAACGTCGTCCCAGTCGACGAACAACTCTCGCGTGGTCTCGTCAAGGAAGGTGTAGCGCAACAGATTTCGCTCCCGTGGCGGCAGCGCACCGAAGTCGGTGAACAGTGCGCGGGCCAGCCTGTTCGCCGCAAGCACATCCATCCGGCGCCCGAAGACAAAAGCAGGTGTCACATCGTCGAGTGTCTCGAGGATGCGCAACACCCCCGGCCGGACCCGCTGCACGGGGGCCGGTGCACGGCGGCGCGGACGGCGCAGGTTGGTTCTGGCGATCCGGAAGAGGTAGGCGCGCTCGGTGTCGTCGAGGCGCAATGCACGAGCGACAGCGTCGAGTACCTCGTCGGACACATTGAGGTGGCGACCCTGTTCGAGGCGGCTGTAATAGTCCACGCTCACACCCGCGAGCTGTGCGACTTCTTCGCGCCGCAGCCCAGGCACCCGTCGCGCGCGTCCGGTGCCACCGATATCGACATCGTCGACGCTGAGGCGCGCGCGGCGGGTACGAAGGAAGTCCCTCAACTCCGCGTTGTGCTCCATGGGACCAGTCTGAGGCCGCTGCGGGCATCGCGCCCGGATAAACGTAGGTCTGCCAGACCTAGGCACAGCGGGGCTCGATGAGCCGGTAAGCATCACGCCGCCGCTTTGTTGGTGTGGGCATGACCACTTCAACTAGCAATTCAAGTAACACCACTCTCAGCGGCCGCGTTGCGGTCGTGACCGGCGCATCGAGCGGCATCGGTGCGGCGACCGCCAAGAGGCTCGCAGCGTCTGGCGCCAAGGTCGCCCTGCTCGCCAGGCGTGCGGACCGACTGCAGAAGCTCGTCAACGAGATCGAGCAGTCCGGCGGCACCGCGCTCGCTGTCGCGATCGACGTGTCCGACGCCGACGCCGTGCGCGCTGCCGCCGACCGGGTGGGCACGGAGCTGGGAAACGCCGACCTGCTGTTCAACAACGCGGGCGTCATGCTTCCGGCCCCGGTCGAGGAGCAGCGCTTCGATCAGTGGCAGCAGCAGATCGACCTCAACATCAGCGGACTGATGTACGTGATCGGCGCGTTTGTGCCACAACTGATCGCGTCGGCCGCCGAAAAGGGCGTCGCCGATTTGATCAACACGTCGTCGATCGGCGCGCAGAACATCTTTCCGAACTTCGCGGTCTACGCCGGGACGAAGGCTTACGTGACGCACATGTCCCGGACGCTGCGCGCTGAACTCGGACCCAAGGGTGTCCGGGTCTCGGCTATCGAGCCTGGGATCGTCGAGACGGAGTTGGCGGACCACGTGACCGATGCCGGGGCCACCGAATGGATCACCGACACCAAGGGCCAGATCGACGTGCTGGAGTCCGAGGATGTCGCCGAGGCGATCAACTTCCTGGCGAGCCAGCCCGCCCGGGTGAATTTTCAGCAGCTCACCATCATGCCGACGGCACAGATTTCGTAGCCGGAGTCCAGGC
It encodes the following:
- a CDS encoding DNA polymerase domain-containing protein yields the protein MPASLHLEVDGQRVPITNPDKVIFPALQLTKGDLMQYYLRVADGALRGVADRPMILKRFVKGITEEAIFQKRAPAKRPDFVDVAELKYASGTSAAEAVIRDAGGLVWAVNLGCIDLNPHPVRADDLAHPDELRVDLDPMPGVDWRQIVDVALVAREVLEDHGLTAWPKTSGSRGFHIYARIERRWPFKQVRLAAQTIAREVERRAPELATSRWWKEEREGVFVDFNQNAFDRTVASAYSVRATPDARVSTPLLWDEVRDCRPEKFTVATVPARFDEIGDPWEGIDDSAGALDALLDLAEELGPPEKAPRGAKRGTGRRQSSMPLIEIARTKTKDEAMAALDEWRTRYPSVAEKLQAPDVLVDGMRGPSSIWYRIRINLQHVPEEQRPPQEPLLADYSPWENYSGPQWMRGN
- a CDS encoding SDR family NAD(P)-dependent oxidoreductase is translated as MKIDLAGKTALVTGSTQGIGLAIAKGLAESGARVVVNGRSPDRVDQAVETLGGDAIGVAADVATDDGVAELLRQLPDVDILVNNLGIFEAVPAREITDDQWRTYFEVNVLAAARLIRSYLPAMIGRRWGRVIQIASDSAIVIPEEMIHYGVSKTALLALSRGFAKDASGSGVTVNSVIAGPTHTAGVEDFVYQLVDKSLPWEEAQREFMRKHRPQSLLERLIEPDEIANMVTYLASRQASATTGGALRVDGGYVDSILP
- a CDS encoding acyl-CoA dehydrogenase, whose amino-acid sequence is MPIAINTEHNDLADSVRSLVARVAPSEVLHEALETPIPNPPPYWKAAAEQGLQGVHLSESVGGQGFGIIELAIVLAEFGYGAVPGPFVPSAIASALIAANDPDAKVLGDLASGDVIATYAIDSGLTATKHGNDLVIRGEVRAVPAAAQAAVLVLPVAIDSGEEWVVLDAEALEIEPVASVDPLRPVAHVRANAVEVGDDRVLNNLSRGHARAVISTLLAAECIGVARWATDTATAYAKIREQFGRPIGQFQAIKHKCAQMIADTERATAAVWDAARAIDEHSQNPTDANAFEFAAAVAATLAPDAVLHTTQDCIQVHGGIGFTWEHDTNVYYRRALLLAACFGRTSDYPQQVVDIATSTGARKLDIDLDPETEKLRDEIRAEVAALKAIPSEERTTAIAEGGWVVPHLPKPWGRAASPIEQIIIAQEFSAGRVRRPAMGIAAWLIPSVVAFGTEEQQQRFLPPTLRGEMIWCQLFSEPGAGSDLASLTTKATKVDGGWRITGQKIWTTGAQYSQWGMLLARTDTSAPKHNGITYFLLDMSSDGVEVKPLRELTGNAMFNTVFIDDVFVPDDMVLGDVNRGWEVSRTTLTAERVSIGSTEPPFLPTLDGFVEFIRDGQFDQVGQNRAGHLIAEGHAAKILNMRSTLLTLAGGDPMPAAAISKLLSMRTGQKYAEFAVSSFGTDGAVGDPATPQGKWAEFLLASRATTIYGGTSEVQLNIIAERLLGLPRDP
- a CDS encoding helix-turn-helix transcriptional regulator, with protein sequence MEHNAELRDFLRTRRARLSVDDVDIGGTGRARRVPGLRREEVAQLAGVSVDYYSRLEQGRHLNVSDEVLDAVARALRLDDTERAYLFRIARTNLRRPRRRAPAPVQRVRPGVLRILETLDDVTPAFVFGRRMDVLAANRLARALFTDFGALPPRERNLLRYTFLDETTRELFVDWDDVARDNVGTLRLDAGRHPDDPVLMELVGELSVRSPEFRRWWADHNVRERTHGTKRYHHPLVGELTVQYESVALLGDPDQTLCIYTAEAGSPSESALQLLANWTGDRVTGGR
- a CDS encoding STAS domain-containing protein is translated as MYGNPAFDCGEAQVRTVCRQLATVVTVQGVVDDTNVERVTAFALRSIIAEKPFVLDLSGVTSFTAHGLPLLSAVDERCFCSDVEWSLIPSEPVLHETCGLNFPVADSVPDALHHFADSIDERRHLFPLMTQQIA
- a CDS encoding NYN domain-containing protein; protein product: MRWIVDGMNVIGSRPDGWWRNRRLAISELIERLELWASTEHEDVTVVFEHPLSPPVESSLITITHAPRAATNSADDEIVAMVRAAERSAEIRVATSDRALIERVSELGASVYPAQRLRDLIDPR
- the fadD2 gene encoding long-chain-fatty-acid--CoA ligase FadD2; protein product: MPKLTDLPLQAAAKIQQYAERGSAELHYARKMFEAGALKLEAPQNIAAFLADIRRWGEFGMIPALNARRTPHRVAVIDDEGEFTFKELDDAAHALANGLLAMGVKGGDGVAILARNHRWFLVSVYGAARAGARIILLNSEFSGPQIKEVSEREGAKVIIYDDEYTSAVSQAEPDFGKLRALATNPDKDEPSGSTDESIADLIARSSSAQAPKATKHSSIIILTSGTTGTPKGANRSTPPSLAPIGGVLSHVPFKAGEVTSLPAPMFHALGFLHATIAMMLGSTLVLRRRFKPATVLADIERNKATAIVVVPVMLSRLLDELEKTQPKPDLSSLKIVFVSGSQLGAELATRALKDLGPVVYNLYGSTEIAFATIARPRDLSINPGTVGPVVKGVKVKILDDDGNELPKGEVGRIFVGNTFPFEGYTGGGHKQIIDGLMSSGDVGYFDEHDLLYVSGRDDEMIVSGGENVFPAEIEDLVSGHPEVVEATALGVEDKEWGHRLRCFVVKAEGASVDEDAIKTYVRENLARYKVPREVIFLDELPRNPTGKILKRELREMAVGGDDE
- a CDS encoding SDR family oxidoreductase — its product is MTTSTSNSSNTTLSGRVAVVTGASSGIGAATAKRLAASGAKVALLARRADRLQKLVNEIEQSGGTALAVAIDVSDADAVRAAADRVGTELGNADLLFNNAGVMLPAPVEEQRFDQWQQQIDLNISGLMYVIGAFVPQLIASAAEKGVADLINTSSIGAQNIFPNFAVYAGTKAYVTHMSRTLRAELGPKGVRVSAIEPGIVETELADHVTDAGATEWITDTKGQIDVLESEDVAEAINFLASQPARVNFQQLTIMPTAQIS